The DNA sequence TACATCTTTGGCTTCTATAGGTCTTTTAGTATATATTTCATATAGGCTTGTTTTTTTATTTACTCTTAATCTTGATTCTGCTTCTCTTTCTATACCAGTTGCTGAAGCATATGCTTCAAAACATCCTCTTTGTCCACAACCACATAAAAGTCCATTTGGAACGATAGTTACATGCCCTAATTCTCCAGCTCCACCTATTTTACCAGAAATTATTTTGCCTGAATTAACTACACCTGCTCCTATACCTGTCCCTATTGCTACTCCAATTACATCTTTATAGCCTTTACCTGCTCCTACAAATACTTCTCCTAATGTTATTACATTAACATCATTATCTATATATACTGGTACTTCTAAAAGTTTTCTAAATTCATCTGCGACTTTTAATTCTTTTGGCCATGGAAAATTACTAAACATTTTAACTTTACTTTTTGCAATAACTGGACCTGGAACTCCTACTCCTACACAACTTAAATCTTTTATACTCAAATCTTTTTTTTCTAATTCTGATTTAAGAGTATCACATATTCTTTTTATAGTTTTTTCATAACCATATTCAGATGAAGTTTTAATGCTTGTTTTTAAAATTATATTAGCATTTTCATCTAAAACACCTATTTTAGTATTAGTTCCTCCTAAGTCAATTCCGCCATAATATTTCATTAATAAACCTCCAAATTTTATATATCTACTACTATACTTTTTAATTTTGTCATACTTAATATACTATGTTTTATACCTTGTACTCCCATTCCACTATCTTTTATTCCAAAGAAAGGAAAATTATCTGGTCCTCTTTGTGTTTTATTATTTATATGTACTGTACCTACTTCTAATTTTCTTGCTATATCAAATGCCATTTTAATGTTTTGTGTAAATACTGAACTTTGCAGACCATAATTAGACATATTTGCTATTTTTATAGCTTCTTCAACACTTGAAACTCTAATTATTGGAAGTACTGGACCAAAAGGTTCTTCAAAAGCTACTTCCATATCTAAACTTACATTATCTAATAAAGTTGGGTATATTATGTTCCCTTCTCTTTTATTACTTAATACTAATTTAGCACCTTTATCTATTGCATCTTTTATTAAATTTTCTACAAAATCTGCACTTTTACTATCTATTAACGGTGTTATATAAACACCTTCTTCCATAGGATTTCCTACTTTTAATTTAGTTACTTTTTCTTTTATTTTCTCTACTAATCTATCTGCAATTTTATCTATAACTAAAACTCTTTTTATAGCTGTACATCTTTGTCCTGAATAACTATATGCTCCTTTTACTATTTCGCTAGAAGCCTTTTCTAAATCAGCATCTTCTAATACTATGGCAGCATCTTTTCCACCTAATTCTAACATAAGACCTTTCATTTCT is a window from the Oceanivirga salmonicida genome containing:
- a CDS encoding ROK family protein, with protein sequence MKYYGGIDLGGTNTKIGVLDENANIILKTSIKTSSEYGYEKTIKRICDTLKSELEKKDLSIKDLSCVGVGVPGPVIAKSKVKMFSNFPWPKELKVADEFRKLLEVPVYIDNDVNVITLGEVFVGAGKGYKDVIGVAIGTGIGAGVVNSGKIISGKIGGAGELGHVTIVPNGLLCGCGQRGCFEAYASATGIEREAESRLRVNKKTSLYEIYTKRPIEAKDVFDAAKAGDAMAIDIVDDEANYLALGLSYVLNILDPDVIVVGGGVALAGDFLFDKVKEKLKAYTLPPILENLKIKQAKLGNDAGIYGAVYLAMTEEKK
- a CDS encoding aldehyde dehydrogenase family protein, whose amino-acid sequence is MEKIEIFSPVNKESLGYVEAMNTQKIDSIIMDLEKSFEDFKNIEIIKRATMLKECAVLLENDKEKLAKIMAMEISKPYKDALSEIDRSIEMIYYTIEEALRISDEIYDGRGLGVNKRALVHREPLGVVLCIAPFNYPINLSISKIIPALIMGNVVLFKPPTQGSIVCNEMVKILNKALPKNVLEIVTGYGRVIGDHIITHKSIKFINFTGSTNVGKGISNKSEMKGLMLELGGKDAAIVLEDADLEKASSEIVKGAYSYSGQRCTAIKRVLVIDKIADRLVEKIKEKVTKLKVGNPMEEGVYITPLIDSKSADFVENLIKDAIDKGAKLVLSNKREGNIIYPTLLDNVSLDMEVAFEEPFGPVLPIIRVSSVEEAIKIANMSNYGLQSSVFTQNIKMAFDIARKLEVGTVHINNKTQRGPDNFPFFGIKDSGMGVQGIKHSILSMTKLKSIVVDI